A genomic region of Halichondria panicea chromosome 5, odHalPani1.1, whole genome shotgun sequence contains the following coding sequences:
- the LOC135335909 gene encoding uncharacterized protein LOC135335909 isoform X7: MGVSHQLLLTLLMTVITLLTSTAQAQFTGCFTDPGCATLVVGGPSSNAEDCCVNNNAGLYYNDGGQCFQCIVEPPNSEVSERGLSVIRRYPILGGFTTQCYPNVFSIGVVIGFTQTVYQATEDVDDNVQLFVNVLMDGSGYTGVTQTLTFNEGTVSIPITVDIRRDDINEVLERFIGRLTTDDVDIILSPNVTTVEITDNDAVTVSFQQPIYMFAEGVGSETVCVEKVGATTQSISVMVTGPFQAETGNRVDCVITFAPDQFLQCIDFNITDDHIALEETEMFSWTLMVQGSPELVTLGDNSATDVLILDDDVLSLTVTKGDVIPESATTARTCITFSNQIARDVEVEISTQMGVPENSSTPAPAGIATPGVDFTTISAPLTLTPENSVTGERCFDIELLPDDIVEEDLECFTVELLLPEADRQSIILSGGTQICCIQDDDIVTIGFDPVSYLVEEDDGTVTLNVRIISSQLARPVEALVITEEASATSTTPADFINPGTVTLQFDGLATMHTVVINIDNDDIFENPEMFFANLVSFDPAVNIAPGRAEITIVEDPERNDIVTIGLEGDYSVTEGGVQEVCAVLVSGTLERDAIVTLSTADGSAIAPGDYSPLSVMLLMFNAGTTRACANLITETDQVVEGLETLELRLTTDDSAVILNPDTSNVKIVDTDSLECEELPSLGNGSILYHIGTTFLGTIAMYTCEDGFFLDGDNERNCTTGEAGSRMVWAWTGQEPLCVPLCNDLPSLTNGMIIYNVSEARHRTVATYTCDEGFQLQGDEIRTCEDGVWAEASPLQCAQEAPSLLSVGAVIGIVIGSLALLLALLVAVILLVVLRYRKYKSQTSSINESSPPDMRPDVADELPDHDYDYISVGNSETLTENPQPSTAGNDASEVQFELTPYEAYEPGNPQPSTAGEDASKELKATQGHYIEYYRPSACWFALR; the protein is encoded by the exons ATGGGAGTTTCACATCAACTCCTATTGACACTATTAATGACAGTGATCACCTTGCTCACTTCCACTG CTCAGGCCCAATTCACTGGATGCTTCACTGATCCTGGCTGTGCTACTCTTGTTGTGGGGGGACCTTCTTCCAATGCTGAGGACTGTTGTGTCAATAATAATGCAGGACTGTATTACAATGATGGTGGTCAATGCTTCCAGTGCATAG tggaacctccaaaTAGTGAAGTCAGTGAACGAGGTTTGTCTGTTATTCGGAGGTATCCAATACTGGGAGGTTTTACCACACAGTGTTACCCAAATGTGTTTAGTATAG GAGTGGTGATTGGTTTCACTCAGACTGTGTACCAAGCTACTGAAGATGTGGACGACAACGTACAGCTGTTTGTGAACGTTCTCATGG ATGGATCGGGCTACACTGGTGTGACCCAGACTCTGACCTTTAACGAGGGGACAGTGTCCATTCCCATCACCGTGGATATACGGAGAGATGACATCAACGAAGTGTTGGAGCGTTTCATTGGTCGATTGACAACTGATGATGTTGACATTATCCTATCACCCAACGTCACCACCGTAGAGATTACTGATAATGATG CTGTGACTGTGAGTTTCCAGCAGCCCATCTACATGTTTGCTGAGGGGGTGGGTAGCGaaacagtgtgtgtggagaaagTGGGAGCCACCACTCAATCTATCTCCGTCATGGTGACAGGAc cattCCAAGCTGAGACTGGTAACAGAGTTGATTGTGTTATCACATTTGCACCCGACCAGTTCTTACAATGCATCGATTTCAACATCACGGACGATCATATTGCACTGGAAGAGACTGAAATGTTTAGCTGGACACTAATGGTACAGGGATCACCTGAGCTGGTCACTCTGGGTGATAATAGCGCTACTGATGTCCTTATCTTGGATGATGACG tgctgtCTCTGACGGTGACCAAAGGAGATGTGATCCCTGAGAGCGCCACCACTGCCCGCACTTGCATCACGTTCAGTAACCAAATAGCCAGAGACGTTGAAGTGGAGATATCTACACAGATGGGAGTGCCTGAAAACAGCAGCACACCTGCTCCTGCTGGAATAG ccacACCTGGTGTTGACTTTACCACTATCAGTGCCCCCCTCACACTGACCCCCGAGAACAGTGTAACGGGCGAGAGATGCTTCGATATTGAACTTTTACCAGATGACATTGTTGAAGAGGATTTGGAATGCTTCACAGTTGAGTTATTACTACCCGAGGCTGATAGACAGAGTATTATATTGTCAGGCGGAACACAGATTTGCTGTATCCAAGACGATGACA TTGTGACGATTGGCTTTGATCCTGTGTCTTACCTTGTTGAGGAAGATGATGGAACAGTGACACTCAACGTTAGGATCATCTCCAGTCAACTTGCTCGACCGGTTGAAGCTCTAGTAATCACTGAAGAGGCTTCCGCTACTTCAACAACACCGGCCGATTTTATCAATCCTGGAACAGTCACACTGCAGTTTGACGGCCTTGCCACGATGCATACCGTTGTTATCAATATTGATAATGATGATATTTTTGAGAATCCAGAGATGTTTTTTGCCAATTTGGTCAGTTTTGACCCAGCTGTTAACATTGCCCCAGGCCGTGCTGAGATTACTATCGTTGAAGATCCTGAGAGAAATGATA TCGTCACTATCGGCCTGGAGGGAGACTACAGTGTCACAGAGGGCGGTGTGCAGGAAGTGTGCGCTGTACTGGTATCTGGAACACTGGAGCGTGACGCCATCGTAACCCTTAGTACAGCTGATGGCAGCGCCATCG ctcccgGTGACTACAGTCCACTATCGGTTATGCTATTGATGTTCAATGCTGGTACTACTCGAGCGTGTGCTAACCTTATCACTGAGACTGACCAGGTGGTGGAAGGTTTGGAGACTCTAGAGCTGAGACTAACAACTGATGACTCAGCAGTTATCCTCAATCCAGACACATCCAATGTTAAGATTGTCGACACTGATA GTTTAGAGTGTGAAGAGCTGCCATCTCTCGGGAATGGATCTATCTTGTATCACATCGGCACCACTTTCCTGGGAACCATAGCAATGTACACGTGTGAGGATGGGTTCTTCCTAGATGGGGATAATGAGAGGAACTGTACCACTGGAGAGGCAGGAAGTAGAATGGTGTGGGCGTGGACTGGTCAAGAACCACTATGTGTCC CTTTGTGTAACGATCTTCCATCACTCACTAATGGAATGATCATCTACAATGTGTCTGAAGCACGACATAGAACAGTTGCTACGTACACTTGTGATGAAGGGTTCCAGCTTCAAGGAGATGAGATAAGGACCTGTGAAGATGGAGTGTGGGCGGAAGCTAGTCCTCTTCAGTGTGCACAAGAAG CTCCTTCACTACTGAGTGTAGGTGCTGTGATTGGCATTGTGATTGGATCATTGGCCCTTCTACTTGCTCTATTAGTGGCGGTCATTTTGCTGGTTGTTCTGAGATATCGGAAATATAAATCACAGACCTCGAGCATCAATGAAAGTAGTCCACCAGATAT GAGGCCTGATGTTGCTGATGAGCTTCCTGATCATGACTATGATTATATAAGTGTAGGGAATTCAGAAACACTCACTGAAAATCCTCAACCCTCTACAGCAGGGAATGATGCTTCAGAGGTGCAGTTTGAACTAACACCCTATGAGGCTTATGAGCCTGGAAATCCTCAACCCTCTACAGCAGGGGAGGATGCTTCAAA
- the LOC135335909 gene encoding uncharacterized protein LOC135335909 isoform X2: MGVSHQLLLTLLMTVITLLTSTAQAQFTGCFTDPGCATLVVGGPSSNAEDCCVNNNAGLYYNDGGQCFQCIVEPPNSEVSERGLSVIRRYPILGGFTTQCYPNVFSIGVVIGFTQTVYQATEDVDDNVQLFVNVLMGELRHDVIVNFATEDGSALDGSGYTGVTQTLTFNEGTVSIPITVDIRRDDINEVLERFIGRLTTDDVDIILSPNVTTVEITDNDAVTVSFQQPIYMFAEGVGSETVCVEKVGATTQSISVMVTGPFQAETGNRVDCVITFAPDQFLQCIDFNITDDHIALEETEMFSWTLMVQGSPELVTLGDNSATDVLILDDDVLSLTVTKGDVIPESATTARTCITFSNQIARDVEVEISTQMGVPENSSTPAPAGIATPGVDFTTISAPLTLTPENSVTGERCFDIELLPDDIVEEDLECFTVELLLPEADRQSIILSGGTQICCIQDDDIVTIGFDPVSYLVEEDDGTVTLNVRIISSQLARPVEALVITEEASATSTTPADFINPGTVTLQFDGLATMHTVVINIDNDDIFENPEMFFANLVSFDPAVNIAPGRAEITIVEDPERNDIVTIGLEGDYSVTEGGVQEVCAVLVSGTLERDAIVTLSTADGSAIAPGDYSPLSVMLLMFNAGTTRACANLITETDQVVEGLETLELRLTTDDSAVILNPDTSNVKIVDTDSLECEELPSLGNGSILYHIGTTFLGTIAMYTCEDGFFLDGDNERNCTTGEAGSRMVWAWTGQEPLCVPLCNDLPSLTNGMIIYNVSEARHRTVATYTCDEGFQLQGDEIRTCEDGVWAEASPLQCAQEAPSLLSVGAVIGIVIGSLALLLALLVAVILLVVLRYRKYKSQTSSINESSPPDMRPDVADELPDHDYDYISVGNSETLTENPQPSTAGNDASEVQFELTPYEAYEPGNPQPSTAGEDASKELKATQGHYIEYYRPSACWFALR, translated from the exons ATGGGAGTTTCACATCAACTCCTATTGACACTATTAATGACAGTGATCACCTTGCTCACTTCCACTG CTCAGGCCCAATTCACTGGATGCTTCACTGATCCTGGCTGTGCTACTCTTGTTGTGGGGGGACCTTCTTCCAATGCTGAGGACTGTTGTGTCAATAATAATGCAGGACTGTATTACAATGATGGTGGTCAATGCTTCCAGTGCATAG tggaacctccaaaTAGTGAAGTCAGTGAACGAGGTTTGTCTGTTATTCGGAGGTATCCAATACTGGGAGGTTTTACCACACAGTGTTACCCAAATGTGTTTAGTATAG GAGTGGTGATTGGTTTCACTCAGACTGTGTACCAAGCTACTGAAGATGTGGACGACAACGTACAGCTGTTTGTGAACGTTCTCATGGGTGAGCTCAGGCATGATGTCATTGTTAACTTTGCTACAGAGGACGGTTCTGCCCTTG ATGGATCGGGCTACACTGGTGTGACCCAGACTCTGACCTTTAACGAGGGGACAGTGTCCATTCCCATCACCGTGGATATACGGAGAGATGACATCAACGAAGTGTTGGAGCGTTTCATTGGTCGATTGACAACTGATGATGTTGACATTATCCTATCACCCAACGTCACCACCGTAGAGATTACTGATAATGATG CTGTGACTGTGAGTTTCCAGCAGCCCATCTACATGTTTGCTGAGGGGGTGGGTAGCGaaacagtgtgtgtggagaaagTGGGAGCCACCACTCAATCTATCTCCGTCATGGTGACAGGAc cattCCAAGCTGAGACTGGTAACAGAGTTGATTGTGTTATCACATTTGCACCCGACCAGTTCTTACAATGCATCGATTTCAACATCACGGACGATCATATTGCACTGGAAGAGACTGAAATGTTTAGCTGGACACTAATGGTACAGGGATCACCTGAGCTGGTCACTCTGGGTGATAATAGCGCTACTGATGTCCTTATCTTGGATGATGACG tgctgtCTCTGACGGTGACCAAAGGAGATGTGATCCCTGAGAGCGCCACCACTGCCCGCACTTGCATCACGTTCAGTAACCAAATAGCCAGAGACGTTGAAGTGGAGATATCTACACAGATGGGAGTGCCTGAAAACAGCAGCACACCTGCTCCTGCTGGAATAG ccacACCTGGTGTTGACTTTACCACTATCAGTGCCCCCCTCACACTGACCCCCGAGAACAGTGTAACGGGCGAGAGATGCTTCGATATTGAACTTTTACCAGATGACATTGTTGAAGAGGATTTGGAATGCTTCACAGTTGAGTTATTACTACCCGAGGCTGATAGACAGAGTATTATATTGTCAGGCGGAACACAGATTTGCTGTATCCAAGACGATGACA TTGTGACGATTGGCTTTGATCCTGTGTCTTACCTTGTTGAGGAAGATGATGGAACAGTGACACTCAACGTTAGGATCATCTCCAGTCAACTTGCTCGACCGGTTGAAGCTCTAGTAATCACTGAAGAGGCTTCCGCTACTTCAACAACACCGGCCGATTTTATCAATCCTGGAACAGTCACACTGCAGTTTGACGGCCTTGCCACGATGCATACCGTTGTTATCAATATTGATAATGATGATATTTTTGAGAATCCAGAGATGTTTTTTGCCAATTTGGTCAGTTTTGACCCAGCTGTTAACATTGCCCCAGGCCGTGCTGAGATTACTATCGTTGAAGATCCTGAGAGAAATGATA TCGTCACTATCGGCCTGGAGGGAGACTACAGTGTCACAGAGGGCGGTGTGCAGGAAGTGTGCGCTGTACTGGTATCTGGAACACTGGAGCGTGACGCCATCGTAACCCTTAGTACAGCTGATGGCAGCGCCATCG ctcccgGTGACTACAGTCCACTATCGGTTATGCTATTGATGTTCAATGCTGGTACTACTCGAGCGTGTGCTAACCTTATCACTGAGACTGACCAGGTGGTGGAAGGTTTGGAGACTCTAGAGCTGAGACTAACAACTGATGACTCAGCAGTTATCCTCAATCCAGACACATCCAATGTTAAGATTGTCGACACTGATA GTTTAGAGTGTGAAGAGCTGCCATCTCTCGGGAATGGATCTATCTTGTATCACATCGGCACCACTTTCCTGGGAACCATAGCAATGTACACGTGTGAGGATGGGTTCTTCCTAGATGGGGATAATGAGAGGAACTGTACCACTGGAGAGGCAGGAAGTAGAATGGTGTGGGCGTGGACTGGTCAAGAACCACTATGTGTCC CTTTGTGTAACGATCTTCCATCACTCACTAATGGAATGATCATCTACAATGTGTCTGAAGCACGACATAGAACAGTTGCTACGTACACTTGTGATGAAGGGTTCCAGCTTCAAGGAGATGAGATAAGGACCTGTGAAGATGGAGTGTGGGCGGAAGCTAGTCCTCTTCAGTGTGCACAAGAAG CTCCTTCACTACTGAGTGTAGGTGCTGTGATTGGCATTGTGATTGGATCATTGGCCCTTCTACTTGCTCTATTAGTGGCGGTCATTTTGCTGGTTGTTCTGAGATATCGGAAATATAAATCACAGACCTCGAGCATCAATGAAAGTAGTCCACCAGATAT GAGGCCTGATGTTGCTGATGAGCTTCCTGATCATGACTATGATTATATAAGTGTAGGGAATTCAGAAACACTCACTGAAAATCCTCAACCCTCTACAGCAGGGAATGATGCTTCAGAGGTGCAGTTTGAACTAACACCCTATGAGGCTTATGAGCCTGGAAATCCTCAACCCTCTACAGCAGGGGAGGATGCTTCAAA
- the LOC135335909 gene encoding uncharacterized protein LOC135335909 isoform X4: MGVSHQLLLTLLMTVITLLTSTAQAQFTGCFTDPGCATLVVGGPSSNAEDCCVNNNAGLYYNDGGQCFQCIVEPPNSEVSERGLSVIRRYPILGGFTTQCYPNVFSIGVVIGFTQTVYQATEDVDDNVQLFVNVLMGELRHDVIVNFATEDGSALDGSGYTGVTQTLTFNEGTVSIPITVDIRRDDINEVLERFIGRLTTDDVDIILSPNVTTVEITDNDAVTVSFQQPIYMFAEGVGSETVCVEKVGATTQSISVMVTGPFQAETGNRVDCVITFAPDQFLQCIDFNITDDHIALEETEMFSWTLMVQGSPELVTLGDNSATDVLILDDDVLSLTVTKGDVIPESATTARTCITFSNQIARDVEVEISTQMGVPENSSTPAPAGIATPGVDFTTISAPLTLTPENSVTGERCFDIELLPDDIVEEDLECFTVELLLPEADRQSIILSGGTQICCIQDDDIVTIGFDPVSYLVEEDDGTVTLNVRIISSQLARPVEALVITEEASATSTTPADFINPGTVTLQFDGLATMHTVVINIDNDDIFENPEMFFANLVSFDPAVNIAPGRAEITIVEDPERNDIVTIGLEGDYSVTEGGVQEVCAVLVSGTLERDAIVTLSTADGSAIAPGDYSPLSVMLLMFNAGTTRACANLITETDQVVEGLETLELRLTTDDSAVILNPDTSNVKIVDTDSLECEELPSLGNGSILYHIGTTFLGTIAMYTCEDGFFLDGDNERNCTTGEAGSRMVWAWTGQEPLCVPLCNDLPSLTNGMIIYNVSEARHRTVATYTCDEGFQLQGDEIRTCEDGVWAEASPLQCAQEAPSLLSVGAVIGIVIGSLALLLALLVAVILLVVLRYRKYKSQTSSINESSPPDMRPDVADELPDHDYDYISVGNSETLTENPQPSTAGNDASEVQFELTPYEAYEPGNPQPSTAGEDASKVQFELTPCEAYGPVTLSPHARL, from the exons ATGGGAGTTTCACATCAACTCCTATTGACACTATTAATGACAGTGATCACCTTGCTCACTTCCACTG CTCAGGCCCAATTCACTGGATGCTTCACTGATCCTGGCTGTGCTACTCTTGTTGTGGGGGGACCTTCTTCCAATGCTGAGGACTGTTGTGTCAATAATAATGCAGGACTGTATTACAATGATGGTGGTCAATGCTTCCAGTGCATAG tggaacctccaaaTAGTGAAGTCAGTGAACGAGGTTTGTCTGTTATTCGGAGGTATCCAATACTGGGAGGTTTTACCACACAGTGTTACCCAAATGTGTTTAGTATAG GAGTGGTGATTGGTTTCACTCAGACTGTGTACCAAGCTACTGAAGATGTGGACGACAACGTACAGCTGTTTGTGAACGTTCTCATGGGTGAGCTCAGGCATGATGTCATTGTTAACTTTGCTACAGAGGACGGTTCTGCCCTTG ATGGATCGGGCTACACTGGTGTGACCCAGACTCTGACCTTTAACGAGGGGACAGTGTCCATTCCCATCACCGTGGATATACGGAGAGATGACATCAACGAAGTGTTGGAGCGTTTCATTGGTCGATTGACAACTGATGATGTTGACATTATCCTATCACCCAACGTCACCACCGTAGAGATTACTGATAATGATG CTGTGACTGTGAGTTTCCAGCAGCCCATCTACATGTTTGCTGAGGGGGTGGGTAGCGaaacagtgtgtgtggagaaagTGGGAGCCACCACTCAATCTATCTCCGTCATGGTGACAGGAc cattCCAAGCTGAGACTGGTAACAGAGTTGATTGTGTTATCACATTTGCACCCGACCAGTTCTTACAATGCATCGATTTCAACATCACGGACGATCATATTGCACTGGAAGAGACTGAAATGTTTAGCTGGACACTAATGGTACAGGGATCACCTGAGCTGGTCACTCTGGGTGATAATAGCGCTACTGATGTCCTTATCTTGGATGATGACG tgctgtCTCTGACGGTGACCAAAGGAGATGTGATCCCTGAGAGCGCCACCACTGCCCGCACTTGCATCACGTTCAGTAACCAAATAGCCAGAGACGTTGAAGTGGAGATATCTACACAGATGGGAGTGCCTGAAAACAGCAGCACACCTGCTCCTGCTGGAATAG ccacACCTGGTGTTGACTTTACCACTATCAGTGCCCCCCTCACACTGACCCCCGAGAACAGTGTAACGGGCGAGAGATGCTTCGATATTGAACTTTTACCAGATGACATTGTTGAAGAGGATTTGGAATGCTTCACAGTTGAGTTATTACTACCCGAGGCTGATAGACAGAGTATTATATTGTCAGGCGGAACACAGATTTGCTGTATCCAAGACGATGACA TTGTGACGATTGGCTTTGATCCTGTGTCTTACCTTGTTGAGGAAGATGATGGAACAGTGACACTCAACGTTAGGATCATCTCCAGTCAACTTGCTCGACCGGTTGAAGCTCTAGTAATCACTGAAGAGGCTTCCGCTACTTCAACAACACCGGCCGATTTTATCAATCCTGGAACAGTCACACTGCAGTTTGACGGCCTTGCCACGATGCATACCGTTGTTATCAATATTGATAATGATGATATTTTTGAGAATCCAGAGATGTTTTTTGCCAATTTGGTCAGTTTTGACCCAGCTGTTAACATTGCCCCAGGCCGTGCTGAGATTACTATCGTTGAAGATCCTGAGAGAAATGATA TCGTCACTATCGGCCTGGAGGGAGACTACAGTGTCACAGAGGGCGGTGTGCAGGAAGTGTGCGCTGTACTGGTATCTGGAACACTGGAGCGTGACGCCATCGTAACCCTTAGTACAGCTGATGGCAGCGCCATCG ctcccgGTGACTACAGTCCACTATCGGTTATGCTATTGATGTTCAATGCTGGTACTACTCGAGCGTGTGCTAACCTTATCACTGAGACTGACCAGGTGGTGGAAGGTTTGGAGACTCTAGAGCTGAGACTAACAACTGATGACTCAGCAGTTATCCTCAATCCAGACACATCCAATGTTAAGATTGTCGACACTGATA GTTTAGAGTGTGAAGAGCTGCCATCTCTCGGGAATGGATCTATCTTGTATCACATCGGCACCACTTTCCTGGGAACCATAGCAATGTACACGTGTGAGGATGGGTTCTTCCTAGATGGGGATAATGAGAGGAACTGTACCACTGGAGAGGCAGGAAGTAGAATGGTGTGGGCGTGGACTGGTCAAGAACCACTATGTGTCC CTTTGTGTAACGATCTTCCATCACTCACTAATGGAATGATCATCTACAATGTGTCTGAAGCACGACATAGAACAGTTGCTACGTACACTTGTGATGAAGGGTTCCAGCTTCAAGGAGATGAGATAAGGACCTGTGAAGATGGAGTGTGGGCGGAAGCTAGTCCTCTTCAGTGTGCACAAGAAG CTCCTTCACTACTGAGTGTAGGTGCTGTGATTGGCATTGTGATTGGATCATTGGCCCTTCTACTTGCTCTATTAGTGGCGGTCATTTTGCTGGTTGTTCTGAGATATCGGAAATATAAATCACAGACCTCGAGCATCAATGAAAGTAGTCCACCAGATAT GAGGCCTGATGTTGCTGATGAGCTTCCTGATCATGACTATGATTATATAAGTGTAGGGAATTCAGAAACACTCACTGAAAATCCTCAACCCTCTACAGCAGGGAATGATGCTTCAGAGGTGCAGTTTGAACTAACACCCTATGAGGCTTATGAGCCTGGAAATCCTCAACCCTCTACAGCAGGGGAGGATGCTTCAAA